TGACCCGACGCAGTTGAATCGGCAGGGGCCGGATGTGGGGACTTCGTATCGGTCGGTGATCTTTTACACGTCTCCGGAGCAGGAGAAGATTGCGAAGGCTTACATTGCGCAGCTGGATGCGGCGAAGGTGTTTCCGCGGCCGATTGTGACGGAGGTGGTGCCGCTGAAGGCGTTCTATGATGCCGAGGAGTATCACCAGGACTATGCGGAGAAGAACCCGGAGAATCCTTATATTCAGATCTGCGATGTGCCGAAGGTGAAGGCGCTGAAGGAGCAGTTTCCGGAGTTGTTCAAGGATTACACGGGGAGGAAGTAGGCGGAGGTTCCGGTGGGTTGAGTGCCCTGTTCATGCGCGGTGTCATCGTGCGTGAGTGAACTATCTTAGAAGTCGCGATAACCTCGCTGAGCCGAAGCACCTCATGCTACTCTTTCTAGTCACTGAAAGAGGTCAGCGATATGCCATCGGGTTTTAGTCTTTCCAATGCAGTTGAAGTTCTTCCGTGCCCGAACTGCAACGAGACAATAAACACGTCGATGCAACAATGTCCGTTCTGTTCCGTTCCAATCGACCATGCCGCTGCAGAAGCCTCCGCTGCCGAAACCAGTAAAATCAGCCGGGCATGCAGCGACGCCAGCTATCTCAGGATCATGCTGGGTATCCTGATACCTTTTGGAGTCCTGATCTTTTTCCCCTTCCTGGGGCTTGCTGGTCTTATAGGCTTTGTCTTCATCAAATATGCGGTTCCCATTATGGCCATACGCTGGTGGATTAAGTATGGGCGCATCAAGACGGCCGATACTGACCTGAGTAAGGCTCGGAAAACAACCATCTGGGTAAGCGCAATCTCACTCCTGGTGCTCCTCTTTGTACGTGTCACCGTCTTTGGGTTGCGGCTTTGATCAGACGAGACTACCTCAGGCATAAATGGACACGCTCGCGCGTTCTTTTGCGGTGACATAGGCGAACAGCAGGTCCTCCTGTTGCGCGGAAGGATGACAACTGGTTTGGAGATGCGGGAGGAAAAGCGGTTCGAGCTTCGCTCGAATGTCCCAATCATGACGCGATAAAACTGCGCCATGGGGCACCCGCATCTGTGTCCATTTTGCTTCGCGTGCTGCTCGTATCCTTTTGACTTGTAAAGCTTTGGTCCGGTAATCCACAACGTTAACCTTATCCGCAGGGCGGTTTGGGACTACGCTAAATAAGCGATGGCTACCTTTCCACATCTGGTTGGCAAAGAAGATGAGCGGCCTGCGTCGGTCCATGCGGAGACGACGATTCTGGGCGCGATGCTGGTTGAGCCGGTGGCGATTGTCGATGCGACGATGCTGCTGGTGGCTGATGACTTTTCGCTGGATTCGCACCGCAGAATTTATGCGGCGATGGTGCATCTGGCCGAGGCTGGGCACGCGGTCGATATTGTTACGGTCGGCGAGGAGTTGCGGCGGCGCAAGGAATTGGATTCGATTGGCGGATTGCCTTATCTGGCTTCGCTGAGCGAAGGGTTGCCGCGGAAACTGAGCATTGAGAGCTACGTGCGCATTGTGCGCGACAAGAGCCTGATGCGGCAGTTGATGACGGTGTGCGACATGGGCATGGTGGACGCCGCGGACCAGAGCCAGCAGGCGCTTGACGTGCTGAACAATGTGAGCCAGCGGCTGGTGGAGATTTCGGAGCACGCGGTGACGGGCGGGTTCTCTGACATTGGCGCGATTGTGAAGGACTCGTTTGGGTCGATTGATGCGCTGTATGAGCAGGGGCGCGAGGTGACGGGGCTGGCGACGCACTATATCGACTTTGACAGAATGACGAGCGGGTTGCAGGAGTCGGAGCTGATTATTATTGCCGCGCGGCCTTCGATGGGCAAGACGGCCTGGGCGATCAACATTGCTGAAAATGCTGCGGTGAAGGGCGGCAGTACGGTGGCGGTGTTTTCGCTGGAGATGTCGAAGGCAAGTTTGCTGAGGAGAATGCTGGCTTCACAGGCGGAGGTGAACTCGAAGGCGATTCAGACGGGCATGTTGATGAAGGATGACAGGCAGAAACTGATTCGTGGGCTTGAGAAGCTGATGGAGGCGAAGATCTTTATCGATGACACGCCTGGGATAACTCTCGCCGAGATGCGTGCGAAGGCTCGGCGCTTGAAACAGCAGCAGGGGCGGCTGGATTTGATTGTGATTGACTATCTGCAACTGATGACGGGCTCGATGGCGGCGAACCAGCGGACGTTTGAGAACAGGACGCAGGAGGTGTCGGCTATTTCGCGTGGGCTGAAGGCGCTGGCGAAGGAGATGAAGGTGCCGGTGGTTGCGCTCTCGCAGCTTTCGCGTGCGAGCGAGCAGCGGGGCGGCGACAAGAAGCCAATGCTGAGCGATCTGCGCGAGTCGGGCTCGATTGAGCAGGATGCCGACGTGGTGTGCTTCATTCACCGTGAGGAGTATTACGATCGCGAGAATGAAGATCTGAAGGGCAAGGCGGAGATCATTATCGCCAAGCAGAGAAATGGGCCGACGGGGAGCGTTCCGATGGCGTATCTGGCGGACTATACGCGGTTTGAGAACCTGCAGCCGGGTGGGGATTCGGGCGGGTACTGAGCGGCGATCGGCCGCGCGGATTTAGCGGGTGAGATTGCCTGGAGAGGACGGGAATCTGGTCTGTCCAATCGCAATGTGCGAGAGCTCGTGTTGAGGGTTTTGGTTCGCCTCCGCTTCGCCAAAAATTGATGAAGGCTACTGACAGGATGCTGTCAGCAGGGGTTGGCTATTCTCGTTTTGTATACGACGACAGAATGGAGGAACTGGCCATGACCCACAAGAGCAATAAGACCGCAAAGCGGCAGAGCGCGATCAACTGGTTCGAGATTCCCTGCGCTGACCTGGACCGCGCAACGAGTTTTTATGAGACGCTGCTGGATACGAAGCTGGCGCGCGATGCGATGGAAGGCGGCGCGATCTTCGACCACACGGATGAACATGGCATTGGCGGGACGCTGGTGAAGAGAACGTTTTTGAAACCCGGCACGCAGGGAGCGATGGTTTATCTGAACTGCAATGGCAGGCTGGATGAGGTGCTGGGGCGTGTGCGCGAGGCCGGTGGACTGGTGTTGCAGCCGAAGACGGCGGTGCCGGGCGGGCATGGACACTTTGCGTGTCTGCGCGATTCGGAAGGCAACCACATTGGTCTGCATTCCTACTAAGATCGACTCATGCGACGAGCCGATCGACTATTCAGGATCGTCCAGTTTCTGCGCTCGGGCCGGTTGCTGACGGCGCAGAAGCTGGCGGAGAAGCTGGAAGTTTCGCAGCGCACGATCTATCGCGACGTGCAGGACCTGCAGGCTTCGGGTATGCCGATTGAAGGCGAAGCCGGTGTTGGCTACACGCTGAGGCGCGATGAGGACCTTCCACCACTGATGTTTACACGCGAAGAACTGACGGCGCTGGTGCTGGGTGCGAGGCTGGTGCGGGCGTGGGGCGGTGCGGAGAATGTTGCCGCAGCGAACCAGGCTTTGCAGCGGATTGAGGCGGTGCTGCCGGCGGAGCTGCGGAATGACTTCGACTCGATTCTGCTGTATGCGCCGGGGTTTCGCATGACGAAGCTGCTGCGCGATCGGCTGGATATGCTGCATGCAGCGTGCAAGACGCAGCGGGTGGTGCGGTTTGGATATGTGAAGGAAGACGGCACGGCGAGCGAGCGCGATGTGCGTCCGCTGCTGCTGGCTTTCTGGAGCGGCGCGTGGACGCTGGCGGCGTGGTGCGAGCTGCGCGAAGATTTCCGCACGTTTCGCATGGACCGGATGCAGGAGGTTGCGGTGCTGGAGCGGACGTTTGTGCCGAAGCGCGGGCAGCGGATTGAGGATTATCTGAAGATGCTTCCGGCACAGGACCGGCATTTGTTTGGGTGAGGCCCGCTGGCGGATGGGTGACTGTAACTGTATACGAGGCTTGCCTTTTCGGGCGCAGCCTGTATACAGGCGATGACACCGGAGCGGGTGGCGGGAAGCACAACTTACTGATTTCAAAATGACCTACGGGGCAGCGGGAAATGGCTCGCTGTTTGCTTGAAAGCAAAGAGCCGGGTATCGAGAGCCGCTGTGCGCCGCTGGCAGGTGTCTGCCGCTGGAACGCGCTGGAGGCGAAGACTCTCGCCCGTCAGGAGAGCTATATGTTCCATCGCCCAGGTGTTTCGGGACTCTTGCTTCTCTCAGTTGCTGCTTTTCTTGTAGGGTGCTCTAACCCCAGGGGGTTGGACACCATTAGCGTTTCGCCGACGGCACAGGCGCTGGCGGTGGGCCAGACGGTGCAGATTGCTGCGGTCGGGACGTATGGCAATGCGAGCCATCCGTCGACGCAGAACCTGTCGAGCGGAGTGAGCTGGACTTCGAGCACGCCGGCTGTTGCAACCGTGAGCTCTTCCGGGCTGGTGACGGCTGTGGGTGGCGGCTCGACGACGATTACGGCCAATGCGGATGCATTTAACGGGCCGGTGAGCGCCAGTGCGATCATCACCGTTTCGGGGGGCGTCAACGGAGGCGGAACCAATGCGGGTGGAAACCTATTGTCGCTCACGCTGATTCCCAGCGCGGTCACGGTGGGCAATCTTCAGGACACGGGACAGTTTCTGGCGATTGGGACCTTCTCGACAGCGCCAACGGTTCGTGACCTGACAAACTCGACGATGCTGACCTGGATCTCTTCTGCGCCCAGTGTCTTCCCAATCAGTAACAATGACCCGAACAATACGGGAGGAAATCCGGGAGCGACCGCCGGGGTTGTTACTGCGTATGGAAGCGGCAACGCGACGATTATTGCCAAGGCGACGAACAGCGATGGAACCATTCAGACGGCGACGGCGACGTTCAACTGCCCTCTGGTTCTGCCGAATCCGCCACAGACTCCTGGCTCTTGCTATCCGGGATCGCAGGCACCGTCGCTGCTGGCGACGATCACTGTTTATAACGAAGGGCTGAATACGACGAATTGGCTGGTGACTGCACCCTCGGCTACAGGAACGCCGAACGTGCTTCATTGCGGGCCCGGCTCGGTTGGCGCCAACCTGGGAGGATCGGTTTGCACGGCGACGTATCCAGTTGGCGCGACCGTGACTCTGACTGCGCCCAACACCGGAGCCAAATTCGGAGGATGGTCTTATAACTGTGGCAACACAGGGACGATTACTCAGGCTGGGCCGAATACATGCACGGTTACGTTGACGACGAACGATACTGTGGGGGCGATCTTCAACTGAGAAATCGACGCGACTATTTCAGAGAAGGCCGCTCCGGGCGGCCTTCTTTGTTCGCTTTCCACCAGGTCGATCGACCTCCAGGGGCAGATTGGCAACCGCCGCCAACAACAGCAGGTCCTCCCGCTCTCGCGGAAGGATGACAACTAAAAAGCGGCTGGGGAGTGGATACGATCCCACCCATGCGCATGAAGCCGCGCATGGATGGGCACCCGGGCTTTGGTGGCACGTGAGGGGAAAGCAGATTCCTCCGCTGCGCTGCGGAATGGAAATGCGAAAAGCAACTGCAGAGGCAACTACAAAGACAACTACAAAAGCAACCGCAAAAACAACTGCAGAGGCAACTGCAAAGGCAAGGGCAGATGCTACAGGGTGCGCTTGAAGAGTGGGGTGGCGATGAGGAGTGAGCCGACGCCGAAGAGCATCAGGAAGGTGATGTCGGGCCAGATGGCGGTGAAGCCTCCATCTTTAAGGAGGATGGATTTGAAGCCGTGGACTGCGTAGGTGAATGGGTCTACGACTGCAATGGCGCGGAGCCACTTGGGGAAGCCTGTGATGGGTGAGATGGCTCCGCTGGGGAAGAAGAGCAGCGTGTTGAGCACGCCGAACATGGCGCGCGGGACGAGTGGGTCTTCGACACGCACCATCATCAGGAACATCATGCCGTTGAAGGCGATGGAGATGGCGACGATCAACAGCGAGAGCTGTATAAGCGCCATGGGATGAAAGATGACTCCTATGCCGGAGAGCAGCGTGCCGATAAGGGTGAGGCTGATGCCGGAGAGGATGGCCTTGAGCGCACCCGCGATGTTGAGGCCGAGGACGAGTTCGAGCCGCGTGATGGGCGTGACGAGGTAGCCTTCGTGCACGCCGCGGGCTTTGTCGTCGATGTACAACATGCCGCCGCCGATCATGACGGCGACGTACATGGCGAGCGCGATGGAGCCGGAGAGCAGGTACTTCATGTACTCGACGTAGGGGTAGAGCTCGACGATCTTGAGCGTGATCTGCTGGACGACATAGGGCTGGATGACGGGCGCGTTGAGGGCGTCGACGAGCGACTGCATCTCGGCTTCGAGCGCGGAGCTCATGACCTGGTCGGTGTTGTCGACGACGAGGCCGATGGAGGGTGAGTCTCCGGCGAGGACGCGGCGCGAGTACTGTGCGGGGATGATGACGGCGCCGTCGATTTTGCCGGTGCGGACGTCTTCGCGCGCCTGCTGCTCGTTGTCATACGGAACGGTGGTGAAGGTGCGGATGTTGACGGCGATGGCGTTGAAGTCTTCCTTGATCTTGAGCGCCTGGGAGCCGTGGTCGTAGTCGACGACGCCCATGCGGGCGTTGCGGATCTTGCCGCCGAAGGCGTTGCCGAGGATGACGAGCTGTACGAGAGGCAGCGTCATCGAGACCATCATCAGCGCAGGGGAACGGAAGAACTTGCGCATCTCGCGTTCGACGATTGCAAACATTCGTTGCATGGCGGACTCCTACGGTTGCATTCCGGGGCGCGGGGGCATGATGAAGCCGGCTGCTTTGACTTGTTCGTCGCGCAACTGGCGGCCGGTGTAGTGGACGAAGACGTCGTCGAGTGTGGTGTTCTGCACGTTGAGGGACTTCAGGGTTTCGTTCTGCGCGGTGGCCATCTCGACGAGTTGCGTGGTGGTGAGTGAGCCGTTGGAGGTGAGGACGCGGTACATGCCTGCCGACTGCGATTCGACCGAGGTGACGCCGGCGAGGCGTTCGAGGCGCTCGGGCCACGCAGGCGAATCTTTTGTGAACTGGACTTCGACAACGTTGTTACCGGGGACGCTGGCTTTGAGCGCCATGGGCGTGTCGAGCGCGACGAGCTTGCCGTGATCGACGATGGCGATGCGGTCGCAGAGGCGGTCGGCCTCGTCCATGTAGTGGGTGGTAATGAGCATGGTGAGGTGCCGCTGCTCTTTGAGGTTGTTGAGCATCTCCCAGACGGCGACGCGGGAGACGGGATCAAGGCCGGTGGTGGGTTCGTCGAGGAAGAAGATGCGTGGGTTGTGGACGAGGCCGCGGGCGATTTCGAGGCGGCGGCGCATGCCTCCGGAGAGGGTTTTGGTTTGGGCGTCGCGCCACTTGGTGAGGTCGACGGCTTCGAGCAGCTCGTCGATGTTGCGGTTGCGCGTGGCTTTGGGGACCTCGTAGAGCTTGGCGTAGATGGTGAGGTTTTCTTCGACGGTGAGGTCGATGTCGCTGGTGAGCGCCTGCGGAATGACGCCGATGAGGCGGCGCACGGCGTCGGAGTCTTTCATGACGTCGTGACCGGCGATGAGGGCTTTGCCGGCCGTGACGGGGATGAGCGTCGTCATCATGCGGATGAGCGTGGATTTGCCTGCGCCGTTGGGGCCGAGCAGACCGAAGATCTCGCCTTCGGCTACGTCGAAGGTGATGCCTTTGACGGCTTCGAAGTCGCCGTAGCGCTTGATGATGTTC
This is a stretch of genomic DNA from Edaphobacter acidisoli. It encodes these proteins:
- the msrA gene encoding peptide-methionine (S)-S-oxide reductase MsrA, with the translated sequence MVMGVDAARKEPIPAPVVDEPHGAKQETAVFAGGCFWGVQTTFEHMKGVVDATAGYSGGSAETATYGQVSSETTGHAESVKVVFDPAKISYGTMLRVFFSVVHDPTQLNRQGPDVGTSYRSVIFYTSPEQEKIAKAYIAQLDAAKVFPRPIVTEVVPLKAFYDAEEYHQDYAEKNPENPYIQICDVPKVKALKEQFPELFKDYTGRK
- the dnaB gene encoding replicative DNA helicase; this translates as MATFPHLVGKEDERPASVHAETTILGAMLVEPVAIVDATMLLVADDFSLDSHRRIYAAMVHLAEAGHAVDIVTVGEELRRRKELDSIGGLPYLASLSEGLPRKLSIESYVRIVRDKSLMRQLMTVCDMGMVDAADQSQQALDVLNNVSQRLVEISEHAVTGGFSDIGAIVKDSFGSIDALYEQGREVTGLATHYIDFDRMTSGLQESELIIIAARPSMGKTAWAINIAENAAVKGGSTVAVFSLEMSKASLLRRMLASQAEVNSKAIQTGMLMKDDRQKLIRGLEKLMEAKIFIDDTPGITLAEMRAKARRLKQQQGRLDLIVIDYLQLMTGSMAANQRTFENRTQEVSAISRGLKALAKEMKVPVVALSQLSRASEQRGGDKKPMLSDLRESGSIEQDADVVCFIHREEYYDRENEDLKGKAEIIIAKQRNGPTGSVPMAYLADYTRFENLQPGGDSGGY
- a CDS encoding VOC family protein, producing the protein MTHKSNKTAKRQSAINWFEIPCADLDRATSFYETLLDTKLARDAMEGGAIFDHTDEHGIGGTLVKRTFLKPGTQGAMVYLNCNGRLDEVLGRVREAGGLVLQPKTAVPGGHGHFACLRDSEGNHIGLHSY
- a CDS encoding helix-turn-helix transcriptional regulator — encoded protein: MRRADRLFRIVQFLRSGRLLTAQKLAEKLEVSQRTIYRDVQDLQASGMPIEGEAGVGYTLRRDEDLPPLMFTREELTALVLGARLVRAWGGAENVAAANQALQRIEAVLPAELRNDFDSILLYAPGFRMTKLLRDRLDMLHAACKTQRVVRFGYVKEDGTASERDVRPLLLAFWSGAWTLAAWCELREDFRTFRMDRMQEVAVLERTFVPKRGQRIEDYLKMLPAQDRHLFG
- a CDS encoding Ig-like domain-containing protein — its product is MARCLLESKEPGIESRCAPLAGVCRWNALEAKTLARQESYMFHRPGVSGLLLLSVAAFLVGCSNPRGLDTISVSPTAQALAVGQTVQIAAVGTYGNASHPSTQNLSSGVSWTSSTPAVATVSSSGLVTAVGGGSTTITANADAFNGPVSASAIITVSGGVNGGGTNAGGNLLSLTLIPSAVTVGNLQDTGQFLAIGTFSTAPTVRDLTNSTMLTWISSAPSVFPISNNDPNNTGGNPGATAGVVTAYGSGNATIIAKATNSDGTIQTATATFNCPLVLPNPPQTPGSCYPGSQAPSLLATITVYNEGLNTTNWLVTAPSATGTPNVLHCGPGSVGANLGGSVCTATYPVGATVTLTAPNTGAKFGGWSYNCGNTGTITQAGPNTCTVTLTTNDTVGAIFN
- a CDS encoding ABC transporter permease, with product MQRMFAIVEREMRKFFRSPALMMVSMTLPLVQLVILGNAFGGKIRNARMGVVDYDHGSQALKIKEDFNAIAVNIRTFTTVPYDNEQQAREDVRTGKIDGAVIIPAQYSRRVLAGDSPSIGLVVDNTDQVMSSALEAEMQSLVDALNAPVIQPYVVQQITLKIVELYPYVEYMKYLLSGSIALAMYVAVMIGGGMLYIDDKARGVHEGYLVTPITRLELVLGLNIAGALKAILSGISLTLIGTLLSGIGVIFHPMALIQLSLLIVAISIAFNGMMFLMMVRVEDPLVPRAMFGVLNTLLFFPSGAISPITGFPKWLRAIAVVDPFTYAVHGFKSILLKDGGFTAIWPDITFLMLFGVGSLLIATPLFKRTL
- a CDS encoding ABC transporter ATP-binding protein, coding for MSAVPAIAVQNIIKRYGDFEAVKGITFDVAEGEIFGLLGPNGAGKSTLIRMMTTLIPVTAGKALIAGHDVMKDSDAVRRLIGVIPQALTSDIDLTVEENLTIYAKLYEVPKATRNRNIDELLEAVDLTKWRDAQTKTLSGGMRRRLEIARGLVHNPRIFFLDEPTTGLDPVSRVAVWEMLNNLKEQRHLTMLITTHYMDEADRLCDRIAIVDHGKLVALDTPMALKASVPGNNVVEVQFTKDSPAWPERLERLAGVTSVESQSAGMYRVLTSNGSLTTTQLVEMATAQNETLKSLNVQNTTLDDVFVHYTGRQLRDEQVKAAGFIMPPRPGMQP